A portion of the Edaphobacter lichenicola genome contains these proteins:
- a CDS encoding carbohydrate porin produces the protein MRNSYWKRLFVGGCVMLLQGGFAAVAQVQPTERPAQTVPDAPAPTADTDDAAPTMFPHWEHSRFLIAGQANIVFQSDGPFHSPYEGTNSFIGRGEYKTSLLGTLYLGAQLRTDPKTETDAIFNLESAGGRGLSEALGLAGFTNLDVVRNPNLGSVPYMARVQLHQTIGFTDKMVESTRTQFSLATEVPERRLEFYVGKMSLPDYLDINNIGSDSHLQFLNWTVDNNGAWDYAADTRGYTYAVVTEYDDKDWSARYALALMPTVANGINLDWNLRRASGQNWEFELRKPLLGSLLSPDRKGVVRVLSFVNHAHMGLYRDAINAYLSGEDPTPEITKHEKFGAVKYGFGLNAEQELTQYLRVFTRLGWNEGQHESYAYTEVDQTMEFGGDYSGRAWSRPNDKAGLTFVTNAIKGDHQEYLRLGGLGFLLGDGKLNYAREDILESYYNLHAWRGVYYAFDLQFIDHPGYNKDRGPALVETVRMHVDF, from the coding sequence ATGCGAAATTCATATTGGAAACGCCTGTTCGTCGGCGGATGCGTGATGCTGCTGCAGGGAGGCTTTGCGGCGGTAGCGCAGGTTCAACCCACGGAACGCCCGGCACAAACCGTACCGGACGCGCCCGCGCCAACCGCCGACACAGACGACGCAGCGCCGACTATGTTTCCGCACTGGGAGCACTCGCGTTTCCTCATCGCCGGGCAGGCTAATATCGTCTTTCAGTCCGATGGGCCGTTTCATTCCCCTTACGAAGGCACGAACAGCTTCATAGGCCGCGGTGAGTACAAAACCTCTCTGCTCGGCACGCTCTACCTCGGAGCGCAACTGCGGACCGACCCAAAGACTGAAACCGACGCCATCTTCAACCTTGAATCGGCTGGAGGGCGCGGCCTCAGCGAGGCGCTTGGACTGGCCGGGTTTACGAATCTCGATGTCGTTCGCAATCCGAATCTTGGGTCCGTCCCCTACATGGCTCGCGTTCAACTTCACCAGACCATCGGCTTCACGGACAAGATGGTTGAAAGTACCCGCACGCAGTTTTCCCTCGCGACGGAGGTGCCCGAACGCCGGCTGGAGTTTTACGTGGGCAAGATGAGTTTGCCTGACTACCTCGACATCAACAACATCGGCAGCGACAGTCACCTACAGTTCCTCAATTGGACTGTCGACAACAACGGAGCGTGGGACTATGCCGCCGACACTCGCGGTTACACCTACGCCGTCGTCACCGAATATGACGACAAGGACTGGTCCGCGAGATATGCCCTCGCGTTGATGCCGACTGTTGCTAACGGCATTAACCTCGACTGGAACCTGCGCCGTGCAAGCGGCCAGAACTGGGAGTTCGAACTCCGTAAACCATTGCTGGGCAGTTTGCTGTCGCCGGATCGTAAGGGCGTCGTGCGTGTCCTCAGCTTTGTCAATCATGCGCACATGGGCCTCTATCGCGACGCGATTAATGCTTACCTGTCCGGCGAAGACCCTACGCCGGAGATTACCAAGCATGAGAAGTTTGGCGCCGTGAAGTATGGCTTCGGCCTGAACGCAGAGCAGGAGCTAACCCAATACCTGCGCGTCTTTACCCGTCTCGGATGGAACGAAGGCCAGCATGAGTCCTATGCCTATACAGAGGTCGACCAGACAATGGAGTTCGGCGGCGACTATTCCGGTCGTGCGTGGTCTCGCCCAAACGACAAGGCTGGACTGACCTTCGTTACGAATGCCATCAAGGGCGACCATCAGGAATATCTCAGATTAGGTGGCCTGGGCTTCCTGCTTGGCGACGGAAAACTAAACTATGCCCGAGAGGACATCCTCGAGAGCTACTACAACCTGCATGCCTGGCGCGGAGTCTACTACGCGTTCGACCTGCAATTTATCGATCACCCTGGCTACAACAAGGATCGCGGGCCGGCGCTGGTCGAAACGGTCCGCATGCATGTGGACTTCTAG
- a CDS encoding prepilin peptidase has protein sequence MSSFLGGGNAELTAEWWAIHILTGLGLIILGFLLIGLTVMDWQTMILPDSFTLGGIAIALFLICAQAIFLGPNEDEVVLTKHHIQLTSPGGVVDHGNLFLTGPESLIFGRIAAICGAALVLLLIRWIYRAVRHREGMGLGDVKLLAMIAAFLGFWPAILALFLGTLIAAGYGIVLLARNKAGASSKLAFGSFLCIGGLIAAQFGNRLINMYITLLR, from the coding sequence ATGTCCTCATTTTTAGGCGGTGGGAACGCAGAACTCACAGCGGAGTGGTGGGCTATTCACATTCTGACTGGCCTCGGACTCATCATCCTCGGTTTTTTGCTCATTGGATTGACGGTGATGGACTGGCAGACGATGATTCTGCCAGATTCTTTTACGCTCGGCGGCATCGCCATAGCCCTCTTTCTGATATGTGCCCAAGCGATCTTCCTTGGACCGAATGAGGATGAGGTCGTTTTAACCAAACATCACATTCAACTCACGAGCCCCGGAGGAGTGGTGGATCACGGCAATCTTTTTCTTACCGGCCCCGAGAGCCTCATCTTTGGCCGAATCGCGGCCATCTGCGGAGCCGCGCTTGTGCTGCTGTTGATCCGTTGGATCTACAGGGCAGTCCGCCATCGCGAGGGAATGGGGCTTGGGGACGTCAAGCTACTCGCCATGATCGCCGCCTTCCTCGGCTTCTGGCCGGCGATTCTCGCCCTCTTTCTCGGAACATTGATCGCCGCTGGGTATGGCATCGTTCTTCTTGCACGAAATAAAGCCGGGGCGAGCTCCAAATTAGCATTCGGCAGCTTTCTTTGCATTGGCGGACTGATCGCGGCACAGTTCGGTAATCGCCTGATCAATATGTACATAACATTACTTCGATAG
- a CDS encoding NADH-quinone oxidoreductase subunit A: MHSYPYIWNYLPLVLQILVALGLAVGMVGASFFIGKHKNSRTKAGAYECGMDPIGDARGRFTVRFYMVAMLFILFDVEAVFMLPWAVIFRRLPGITGSRMFGFYEMLVYLGFVAVGLFYVWKKGILNWADDKGDL, from the coding sequence ATGCACAGTTACCCATACATTTGGAACTACCTTCCACTCGTGCTGCAGATTCTGGTCGCCCTTGGCCTCGCGGTCGGCATGGTGGGTGCCTCATTTTTCATCGGTAAACATAAAAATTCACGCACCAAGGCTGGAGCGTACGAGTGCGGCATGGACCCGATTGGCGATGCCCGCGGCCGCTTCACGGTCCGCTTCTATATGGTCGCGATGCTGTTCATCCTGTTCGATGTCGAAGCTGTCTTCATGCTTCCCTGGGCCGTGATCTTTCGCCGTCTGCCCGGCATCACTGGCTCTCGCATGTTTGGCTTCTACGAGATGCTCGTCTATCTCGGTTTCGTTGCCGTTGGCCTCTTCTACGTCTGGAAGAAAGGCATCTTGAACTGGGCGGACGATAAAGGGGACCTCTAA
- a CDS encoding NADH-quinone oxidoreductase subunit C has product MYDPTSAIKGKQAVFAALPENAAVKAFAELATDAKFDRAELTITVAREDVLAAGKAAQKAGYNFLEDVTAVDWYPSEPRFQITYHILSHSLKERLRLVVRLDSDAASVDSITSIWPSANFYEREVFDLFGVHFGGHPNLRRIMMPEDWKGHPLRKDYPVEGYR; this is encoded by the coding sequence ATGTACGACCCCACCTCCGCTATTAAAGGCAAGCAAGCTGTCTTCGCTGCTCTTCCCGAGAATGCTGCCGTCAAAGCGTTCGCCGAACTCGCCACCGATGCAAAGTTTGACCGAGCTGAGCTGACCATTACGGTGGCTCGCGAAGACGTTCTCGCTGCCGGAAAGGCCGCTCAAAAGGCAGGTTACAACTTCCTCGAAGATGTAACCGCTGTTGACTGGTACCCCTCCGAGCCGCGTTTTCAGATCACATACCATATCCTTTCGCACTCGCTGAAGGAGCGGCTGCGCCTCGTCGTTCGTCTCGATAGCGACGCCGCCTCTGTCGACAGCATTACTTCGATCTGGCCCTCCGCCAATTTCTACGAGCGCGAAGTCTTTGACCTCTTTGGCGTCCACTTCGGAGGTCATCCGAATCTGCGCCGCATTATGATGCCCGAGGACTGGAAGGGGCATCCCCTACGCAAGGACTACCCCGTGGAGGGCTACCGCTAA
- the nuoD gene encoding NADH dehydrogenase (quinone) subunit D: MTPPVEEITGPAAIDPGVDDVVANSARNRQNTPPNDQTMIINMGPQHPSTHGVLRLVVEVDGETVVAMAPDIGYLHTGIEKTCEAKFYQQVVPLTDRIDYLCPMTNNLAYCLAVEKLLGLEIPERAQYLRVLFNELTRIQSHLVWLGTHAMDIGALTVFLYCFREREDLLRIFEAVAGQRMMTSYVRVGGLSVEPPRDIYEKIRTFLKNFPAHVDEYEGLLQTNPIWMNRLKGVGYLSPEDAIALGVSGPPLRASGIDFDVRRDMPYSGYEKFQFNVPVSDIGDVWARYIVRMQEFRESVKICLQALDGLPEGHIVADAPKIILPNREQMKTQMESLIHHFKIVTEGFGVPAGEATSSVEAPHGMMNYYVVSDGTAKPYRVHMRNPGFATLQALETMCKGRLLADVVAVIGSIDIVLGEIDR; this comes from the coding sequence ATGACTCCCCCTGTTGAAGAGATCACCGGCCCTGCAGCGATCGATCCAGGCGTTGACGATGTCGTCGCAAACTCTGCCCGCAATCGCCAGAACACCCCGCCCAACGACCAGACGATGATCATTAATATGGGTCCGCAGCATCCGTCGACCCACGGCGTGCTCCGGCTTGTGGTCGAAGTCGATGGCGAAACCGTCGTCGCCATGGCTCCCGACATTGGATATCTGCACACCGGCATCGAGAAGACCTGCGAAGCCAAGTTTTACCAGCAGGTCGTCCCTCTTACCGACCGTATCGACTATCTCTGCCCCATGACCAACAACCTTGCCTACTGCCTTGCGGTAGAGAAGTTGCTGGGGCTTGAGATACCTGAGCGGGCGCAGTATCTTCGCGTTCTCTTCAACGAACTGACCCGAATTCAGTCGCACCTCGTCTGGCTCGGCACGCATGCCATGGACATCGGCGCGCTCACCGTCTTTCTCTACTGCTTCCGCGAGCGTGAAGATCTCCTACGTATCTTTGAAGCGGTCGCCGGCCAGCGCATGATGACCAGCTACGTCCGCGTCGGTGGCCTTAGTGTTGAACCGCCGCGAGATATTTACGAGAAGATCCGTACCTTCCTTAAAAACTTCCCCGCACATGTGGACGAGTATGAGGGTCTGCTGCAAACCAACCCCATCTGGATGAATCGTCTCAAGGGCGTGGGCTACCTTTCGCCGGAAGATGCGATTGCATTGGGCGTTAGCGGACCGCCGCTGCGGGCCTCTGGGATTGACTTCGACGTTCGACGCGACATGCCCTACTCTGGCTACGAGAAGTTTCAGTTCAATGTACCTGTCTCGGATATCGGCGACGTCTGGGCTCGCTACATCGTTCGCATGCAGGAGTTCCGCGAATCGGTCAAGATCTGTTTGCAGGCGCTGGACGGCCTTCCCGAAGGCCACATCGTGGCAGATGCGCCAAAGATCATCCTGCCAAACCGTGAGCAGATGAAGACCCAGATGGAATCGCTCATCCATCACTTCAAGATTGTGACCGAAGGCTTTGGTGTACCGGCAGGGGAGGCTACCAGTTCCGTTGAAGCTCCGCACGGGATGATGAACTATTACGTCGTATCGGACGGCACCGCCAAGCCCTACCGCGTCCACATGCGAAACCCGGGATTCGCCACGCTACAGGCACTTGAAACCATGTGCAAAGGCCGCTTACTCGCCGATGTCGTCGCCGTCATCGGATCGATCGATATCGTGCTCGGCGAGATTGACCGCTAA
- a CDS encoding transcriptional regulator produces MNSRHHAVVEVGAEEITLRVASRWLRFTHEALESSDGSRAVFHMEEDGTVKLNGVTEEMDLAAERLAREMMQSE; encoded by the coding sequence TTGAATAGCCGGCATCACGCAGTTGTCGAGGTCGGTGCAGAAGAGATTACGCTTCGGGTTGCCAGCCGCTGGCTTCGCTTTACCCACGAAGCGCTTGAGTCGAGTGATGGAAGCCGTGCTGTCTTCCACATGGAAGAAGACGGAACGGTTAAACTGAATGGCGTCACCGAAGAGATGGACCTTGCCGCCGAACGGCTGGCGCGGGAGATGATGCAGAGTGAGTGA
- a CDS encoding NADH-quinone oxidoreductase subunit NuoE family protein: MSELANTIFSPELAARFDKLVTIYPLRRSALVPMLLYAQDEVGYVSDAVIAEIAQRIGILELDVRNVLSYYSMLRTKPAGKYNVQVCTNISCMLRGGYEILDHCKHKLGIGHKGVTSDGVFSLEEVECIGACCWAPAIQINYDFHDDLTPEKVDVLFQMYRDGQGKDVK; this comes from the coding sequence GTGAGTGAACTAGCCAATACGATCTTTTCGCCGGAGCTGGCCGCACGCTTCGACAAACTCGTCACCATCTACCCACTCAGACGGTCGGCGCTCGTCCCCATGCTGCTGTACGCGCAGGATGAGGTCGGGTATGTCTCTGACGCTGTAATCGCTGAGATCGCTCAGCGCATCGGCATTCTTGAGTTGGACGTGCGGAATGTGCTTTCGTACTACTCCATGCTGCGCACCAAGCCGGCGGGCAAGTACAACGTGCAGGTGTGCACGAACATCTCCTGCATGCTGCGCGGCGGGTATGAGATTCTCGACCATTGCAAACACAAGCTGGGGATCGGGCACAAAGGGGTAACCTCGGATGGCGTCTTCTCTCTGGAAGAGGTCGAGTGCATTGGGGCCTGTTGCTGGGCCCCGGCCATTCAGATCAACTACGACTTTCACGACGACCTCACTCCGGAAAAGGTTGATGTGCTCTTCCAGATGTATCGCGACGGCCAGGGAAAGGACGTGAAGTAA
- the nuoF gene encoding NADH-quinone oxidoreductase subunit NuoF yields MPTLVSHPDEVRVLSRRFGQGATNIDKYIELDGYKAVQQAIAQGPEWIINTMKASGLRGRGGAGFPTGMKWSFVPKQSEKPKYVLVNGDESEPGTCKDHVLFLEDPHAIIEGTMIAGLAIGSKLGFIYLRGEYRYLLKIVEKAVADAYAKGFLGKNIFGSGLDFDVITQTGAGAYEVGEESALMESLEGKRGVPRIKPPFPAVVGLYGGPTVINNAETIASAPHILLMGGEAYAKLGSERNGGTRLFGISGHVERPGVYELPMGYNLKRAIYEVAGGIKDGKKLKAVVPGGASCPVMLPEEIDIGLDFDQMGKAGTMLGSGGIVVLDETVSIVEFALRTIAFYQHESCGWCIPCREGTDWIKKTLTRVYNGGGNKKDVDNVQYLAENMLGRTFCPLGDAAAMPTIAFVKKFRKEFEDYIEGHKAGTPIITVEQLVGAH; encoded by the coding sequence ATGCCAACCCTCGTCAGCCATCCCGACGAAGTACGAGTGCTCTCCCGCCGCTTCGGCCAGGGCGCCACAAATATCGACAAATACATCGAACTCGACGGCTACAAGGCTGTTCAGCAGGCGATTGCACAGGGCCCCGAGTGGATCATCAATACGATGAAGGCCAGCGGACTGCGCGGTCGCGGCGGTGCAGGCTTTCCGACCGGCATGAAGTGGTCTTTCGTCCCCAAGCAGTCCGAAAAACCGAAGTACGTGCTGGTGAATGGGGATGAGTCTGAGCCAGGCACCTGTAAGGACCATGTCCTATTTCTTGAAGACCCGCACGCGATCATCGAAGGGACCATGATCGCAGGCCTCGCTATCGGATCCAAGCTTGGCTTTATTTATCTGCGAGGGGAGTATCGGTACCTCCTGAAGATCGTCGAGAAGGCAGTCGCTGACGCCTACGCGAAGGGCTTCCTTGGCAAGAATATCTTCGGTTCCGGCCTCGACTTCGACGTCATCACACAGACCGGAGCGGGAGCCTACGAGGTTGGTGAAGAGTCCGCCTTGATGGAATCACTCGAGGGTAAACGCGGCGTTCCTCGAATCAAGCCGCCCTTCCCTGCTGTGGTTGGCCTGTATGGTGGTCCTACTGTCATTAACAATGCGGAGACGATTGCTTCTGCCCCGCATATCCTGCTCATGGGCGGCGAGGCCTACGCGAAGCTCGGCAGCGAACGCAATGGTGGAACGCGGCTCTTCGGTATCAGCGGACATGTGGAGCGCCCGGGAGTCTACGAACTGCCAATGGGTTATAACCTCAAACGGGCCATCTACGAGGTTGCCGGCGGAATCAAGGATGGAAAAAAACTGAAGGCAGTCGTTCCCGGCGGAGCAAGCTGCCCGGTCATGCTACCGGAGGAGATCGATATTGGTCTCGACTTCGACCAGATGGGCAAAGCTGGCACAATGCTTGGCTCGGGCGGGATCGTTGTGCTCGACGAGACCGTGTCTATCGTAGAATTCGCCCTTCGCACGATCGCTTTTTATCAGCACGAATCGTGCGGTTGGTGCATCCCCTGCCGCGAGGGCACGGACTGGATCAAGAAGACGCTCACTCGCGTCTATAACGGCGGCGGCAACAAAAAGGACGTGGACAACGTTCAATACCTCGCAGAAAACATGCTGGGCCGTACTTTCTGCCCACTTGGCGACGCGGCTGCGATGCCTACCATCGCCTTTGTAAAAAAATTCCGCAAAGAGTTTGAAGACTATATTGAAGGCCATAAGGCCGGGACTCCCATCATCACCGTTGAACAGCTAGTTGGAGCACATTAA
- a CDS encoding molybdopterin-dependent oxidoreductase, whose product MADVTFTVDGNKLTAPAGTLLLEACKSAGIEIPAFCYYPGLSLQAACRMCVVRVEKMPKLQTACTTPVAEGMVVQTETPEIVQARKATLQLLLGNHPLDCPVCDAGGECELQDMTFKYGAAESFYTEPKNHREEQKWSPVVYFDRPRCILCYRCIRMCGEGMDVFALGIQNRGSSSVIAPNIPADMSPDHLAHVDCEQCGMCIDACPVGALTSGTYRYKTRPWEMNHVSTICTHCGDGCKTTLGVRSTSDGSEIVRGDNRDKSGINVDFLCNKGRYAFDFANNEDRITQPLVRQPNGEMKPVSWEVALDHVGKKFRELRDTRGGKSIGVIGSNRTTNEEAYLLQKFARTVLGTNNIDHHRTADYISFAQALAGTTGRAASLNDTKTAPAIMILGGDPTIQAPATAWNIRTNVRNNNARLYIANSAEIKLRRQAKAFAHIAPHSYGALASFIAGDDSAVESLTHPGADASSFHNFRNAVRAEEQLLVLLGSEFRGADLKRLLAFGTTMPNRKFALISDYANSRGAADMGLLPDMLPGYTPLAGNTTFAEYKTPTEPGMDMLEIFEAAGRGELSALYVVGSNPVSRYEVDPSSLKDTFVVVQDMFLTETAALADVILPAANLYEKSGSVTNSYGDLQLVNKAGDRAGVRTDFEMIVRIADKMGANMRELVPFGKGTHADMGQSRGAHSGEADRHAVWLTANNMEPRLSPFDPFAILDEIQRLVPGYNLLRLQLLSGNDQHLQPAVPTNLVQIGNRRDLVFPAKDTLFTSGTLGRYSTMLSDLQHNESLRPPTGLTQIQTAAD is encoded by the coding sequence ATGGCAGACGTAACCTTTACCGTAGACGGCAACAAACTCACCGCTCCGGCAGGCACTCTTCTCCTCGAAGCGTGCAAGTCCGCCGGTATTGAGATCCCCGCCTTCTGCTACTATCCTGGCCTCTCGCTCCAGGCAGCTTGCCGCATGTGCGTCGTTCGCGTCGAGAAGATGCCCAAGCTTCAGACTGCATGCACGACGCCGGTCGCAGAGGGAATGGTCGTTCAGACCGAGACTCCCGAGATCGTTCAGGCTCGCAAGGCCACTTTGCAACTGCTCCTTGGCAACCATCCGCTCGACTGTCCGGTCTGCGATGCTGGTGGCGAATGCGAGCTGCAGGACATGACCTTCAAGTACGGTGCGGCGGAAAGCTTCTACACCGAACCCAAGAACCACCGTGAAGAGCAGAAGTGGTCGCCCGTCGTTTATTTTGATCGCCCGCGCTGCATCCTCTGCTACCGCTGCATTCGTATGTGCGGCGAAGGGATGGACGTCTTCGCCCTCGGCATTCAGAACCGAGGCAGTTCCTCGGTCATTGCACCTAACATCCCCGCTGATATGTCGCCCGATCACCTAGCTCATGTGGACTGCGAGCAGTGCGGCATGTGCATCGATGCCTGTCCCGTCGGCGCGTTGACCTCCGGCACCTACCGTTACAAGACACGTCCGTGGGAGATGAATCACGTCTCCACAATTTGCACCCACTGCGGCGATGGTTGCAAGACCACGCTTGGCGTACGCAGTACCTCCGACGGGAGCGAGATCGTCCGCGGCGACAATCGCGATAAATCCGGCATCAACGTCGACTTTCTCTGCAATAAAGGCCGCTACGCATTCGATTTCGCGAATAACGAAGACCGCATCACCCAGCCTCTGGTCCGCCAGCCGAACGGCGAGATGAAGCCCGTCAGCTGGGAGGTCGCACTCGACCACGTCGGCAAGAAGTTTCGCGAGTTGCGCGACACACGCGGCGGCAAGAGTATCGGTGTCATTGGCTCAAACCGCACGACCAACGAAGAGGCGTATCTGCTGCAGAAGTTCGCACGCACTGTGCTCGGGACCAATAACATCGATCACCATCGCACCGCCGACTACATCTCGTTCGCGCAGGCCCTGGCTGGAACCACCGGCCGTGCCGCCTCGCTGAACGACACCAAGACCGCGCCGGCCATCATGATCCTCGGCGGCGACCCCACCATCCAGGCACCCGCCACTGCGTGGAACATTCGCACTAACGTCCGCAATAATAACGCCCGGCTCTACATTGCGAACTCGGCCGAGATCAAGCTCCGCCGTCAGGCGAAGGCATTCGCGCACATCGCTCCCCACAGCTACGGTGCGCTCGCTAGCTTCATCGCTGGAGACGACAGCGCCGTGGAATCCCTCACGCACCCCGGGGCAGATGCAAGCTCTTTCCACAACTTCCGCAATGCCGTCCGTGCCGAAGAGCAACTCCTCGTTCTACTCGGCTCGGAGTTCCGCGGCGCTGACCTCAAACGCCTTCTGGCATTCGGCACTACGATGCCGAACCGGAAGTTCGCCCTCATCTCCGACTACGCCAACTCGCGCGGTGCGGCCGACATGGGCCTGCTTCCCGATATGCTCCCCGGTTACACTCCGCTTGCGGGCAACACCACCTTCGCTGAATACAAAACTCCGACTGAGCCGGGCATGGACATGCTCGAGATCTTCGAAGCAGCCGGACGAGGCGAGCTGTCGGCTTTATATGTCGTCGGCTCAAACCCTGTATCCCGCTATGAGGTCGATCCTTCGTCCCTGAAGGACACCTTCGTCGTTGTGCAGGATATGTTCCTCACCGAAACTGCAGCCCTCGCCGACGTTATCCTTCCGGCCGCAAACCTCTACGAAAAATCCGGCTCCGTCACGAACAGCTACGGCGACCTGCAACTGGTCAACAAGGCCGGCGATCGTGCGGGTGTCCGAACCGACTTTGAGATGATCGTCCGCATCGCCGACAAGATGGGCGCTAACATGCGCGAGCTGGTTCCCTTCGGCAAAGGCACCCACGCGGACATGGGCCAGTCCCGCGGTGCGCACTCCGGTGAGGCCGACCGCCATGCTGTGTGGCTCACCGCAAACAATATGGAGCCCAGACTTAGCCCCTTCGATCCGTTCGCCATTCTCGACGAGATTCAGCGACTCGTTCCGGGGTACAACTTGCTCCGCCTCCAACTGCTCAGCGGGAACGATCAGCATCTACAGCCAGCCGTACCGACCAATCTCGTGCAGATCGGTAACCGCCGCGACCTCGTCTTCCCGGCGAAGGATACACTGTTCACCTCGGGCACTCTGGGCCGCTACTCCACCATGCTCTCTGACCTGCAACACAATGAGAGCCTTCGTCCTCCAACCGGCCTCACTCAAATTCAGACCGCAGCAGACTAA